Below is a window of Planctomycetes bacterium MalM25 DNA.
CGAACGACGCGATCGTGATCAGCCCCGCCGTGTTGACCGTCTTGGCGACCTCCGCCGCGCGGCGGAGGTTCTCGCTGCGATCCTCGGCGGTGAACTTCAGGTCGCGCGACAGGCCGCGGCGGAGCGACTGGCCGTCGATCGTGACCACGGCGCGGCCGGCGTCGAACAGCCGCCGCTCGATCGCCGCGGCGATGGGCGTCTTGCCCGCGGCGGGGGGGCCGGTGAGCAGGAGGGTCACCGGCTGCTGGCCGTAGCGGGCGGCCCGCTCGTCGGCGGTGACGGCGCTCTTCGCCTCGACGAGCGACTCGGCCGCCTCGGTCTCCCAGAGGTCGCCCTCCTCGGCGGCCGTCTTGCGGTCAAGGATCATGCCCGCGCCGACCGTGACGTTGGTCACCTGGTCGATGACGATGAACGCGCCCGTCCCCTTGTTCCGCTTGTAGCCGTCCAGCGCGATCGGGGCGTTGAGTTGCAGCTCGGCCCGGCCGATCTCGTTGAGGGCAAGCGTCGGCGTGGGGCTGCGGTGCAGCGTGTTGACGTCGATCTTGTAGCGCAACGTGCTCACTCGGCCCGGCGTGAGCTTCGTGCCGTGCTTGATGAAGTACTCCTTGCCGGGCGTCATGGCGGTCTCGTCCATCCAGACGAGCGTCGCATCGAACTTGTCGGCGACCGTCGGCACGTTGTCGGGGCGGACGAGCATATCGCCCCGGCTGATGTCGACCTCGTCCTCGGTGGTGAGCGTCACGGCGAGCGGCGCGAAGGCCTCTTGGAGGTCGCCGTCGTAGGTGACGATCGACTTGACCCGCGTCCGCTTCTTGCTCGGCAGAACCATGATCTCATCACCGGGCGAGACCTTGCCCGACGCGATCGTGCCGCAGAAGCCACGGAAGTCGAGGTTCGGCCGATTGACGTACTGCACCGGCAGGCGGAAGTCGATCAGGTTGCGGTCCGAAGCGATGTGCACGTTCTCGAGGTGGTGCATCAGCGTCGAGCCGTCGTACCACGGGGTGTTCTCGCTGCGATCGATCAGGTTGTCGCCTTCGAGGGCGCTGATTGGGATGAAGTGCTGGTCCGGCATGTCGAGCCGCGTGGCGAACTCGCGGTACTCCTTCTTAATTTCCTCGTAGCGCTCTTCGGACCAGTCGACGAGGTCCATCTTGTTGACGGCGATCAGCACGTGCTTGATGCCCAGCAGCGAAACGATGAACGAGTGCCGCTTGGTCTGCGTCATCACGCCGTGCCCGGGTCGGGCGTCGACGAGGATGATCGCCAGGTCGCAACTGCTGGCGCCGGTCGCCATGTTGCGTGTGTACTGCTCGTGCCCCGGGCAGTCGGCGATGATGAACTTGCGTTTGGCCGTTGAGAAGTAACGGTAGGCGACATCGATCGTGATGCCCTGTTCCCGCTCGGCCTTGAGGCCGTCGGTCATCAGCGCCAGATCGACCTTGTCGCCGGTCGTGCCGTGCGTGGCGCTCGCCTTCTCGATCGCCGCGAGTTGATCCTCGTAGATCATCTTCGACTCGAAGAGCAGCTTGCCGATGAGCGTGCTCTTGCCATCGTCGACGCTGCCGCAGGTCAAGAAGCGGAGGAGCTCCTTGTTCTCGTGCTGCTCGAGGTACGCGTCGATGTCGGTGGCGATTAGGTCGGATTGGTGCGACATGGGGGCCGTAGCGAAGCCAAGCCTGAAAGGCTTGTAGACGTTAGCCCAGGGCAACGCCCTGGGGAATGTGTGTGGAAACGATTCGAAACCGCACCCAGGGCGTTGCCCTGGGCTCTCGTCGGGTCGGCCTTTCAGGCCTTTAGAAGTAGCCCTCTTTCTTCTTCTCTTCCATGCTGCCCGCTTGGTCGTGGTCGATCACGCGGCCTTGGCGTTCGCTCGTGGTGGTGAGCAGCATCTCTTGGATGATCTCGGGGAGGGTTGTCGCCTCGCTCTCAACGGCGCCCGTTAGCGGGTAGCACCCGAGTGTGCGGAAGCGGACCATCTTCTCTTCGATGACGTCGTCCTCTTCGATCGGCATGCGGTCGTCGTTGACCTGGATCAGCACGCCATCCTTCATGACGACCTTCCGCTTCTTCGAGAAGTACAGGTCGGGGATCGGGATCTTCTCGAGGTGGATGTACTGCCAGACGTCGAGCTCGGTCCAGTTGCTGATCGGGAAGACGCGGATCGATTCGCCGAGGCTGCGGTTCACGCGGCCGTTGTACAGGTTCCACAGCTCGGGGCGCTGGTTCTTGGGGTCCCAGGCGTGGCTCTTGTCGCGGAAGCTGTAGACGCGCTCCTTCGCTCGCGACTTCTCCTCGTCCCGCCGAGCGCCGCCAAACGCCGCGTCGAAGCCGTGCTTGTCGAGCGCCTGCTTGAGCGCGACGGTCTTCATGATCCGGGTGTGGACGTCTGAGCCATGGGTGAACGGCCCGACGCCCTCTTGGATTCCCTCTTCGTTGCTGTGGACGATCAGGTCCCAGCCGAGGTCGTTCTTCACGTAGCTGTCGCGGAACTCGATCATCTCCTTGAACTTCCACGTCGTGTCGACGTGCATCAAGGGAAACGGCGGCTTGCCCGGAGCGAACGCCTTCTCGGCGAGCCGGACCATGCAGGCGGAGTCCTTGCCGACCGAGTACAGCATCACCGGGTTGTCGAACTCGGCGGCCACCTCGCGGATGATGTGGATGCTCTCGGCCTCAAGCTGCTTGAGGTGCGTCAGGTTGTACGACACGGCGATCGATCGGGAGGGGGGGCCAGGGGCGGGTCAGCGCGGAGCGGATAGCCGCGGGGGCTCGGGCGGCGGGGGGATTCTTGCCGCACCGGTCAGCGGGACCAGGGGCGCAGCCCACCATCATCGCCGTGCAACGATCCGCCGTCCAGGCGGCTTGGGGGGCTTCTCCGGCCGCTTAAGCCCGTCCCCGGCGGGCCACCAAGGCCCCCAAGATCGCCAAACCGAGCCCCGACCACCGCAGCGCGGCCCGACGGGCGCCGGCCGTCCCGGCCGCCGATTGACGCTCCGCATCGAGATCGGCGAAGACGATCCGCGACTCTCGCAGCCGTTCCATCGCCTCCTGATCCCCGTCCGCGGTCAGCGAGAGGCCGTGCAATTCGGCCGAGGCCTTCTGGTACTCAACCGCCCGAGACTCGGTCCAGCTCCGATCCCGTAGCATGGAATCGGGCAAGACCAGCGAGGCAACGAAGAGAGCGACTCCCAGCAGAGCCAACCCGGGCCCCACCCACCGCGCGAGCCCGGCGTCCCGCGTTTCGGCGGTCACTTGCTCGCCTCGAGTTGGGCATCGACGTGGCCGCGGCCGACGTAGTCGTCGTGGATGCCGATCGTCAGCGACATGAGGACCGGATCGACGTCGTTGCTGAGGAACTCGACCCGCCCATCCAGGTAGGCGCTGTTCACCCCGCCCGGGTGCCGGCTGCGCGGAGCCGAAGATTGATAGCCCGCCATGCCGACTTGGTTCTCTGAAGTGGGGTTCACCCCAACCCATTCGCCGCACGGCATGCCGTCGAGCTGCGCGGCGGCCAGAGACTCCTCGGGACAGTGGACGAGCGTGTCGTAATTCGGTCCGGCGTGGTTGGGCGTCTGGGATTGGTACTCGTAGCGCCCATTCGCATAGAAGCGGTTGAAGATACTGCCGGCGGCATCGGAGTTGTGGTGCATGTCCATCGCCAGGAGCGTCGCCGCGTTCCACGCCAGTGCCCAAACGCCCCGTTCGTCGGCCTGCTCGGGGCTGGTGCGGACCTCGCTGAAAGCCATGGTGTGGGACAAGCCGTCGGTGATCTTTCGCAGCGTGTTGGGCCGGGCGACCAGGGCGCCGGGGTGCAAGAGCTGCAGGTCGTTGTGGTACGGCGTGGTGAAGCCGGCATAGTTGCCCTTCGCGAAGGAGCGTCCCGAAGCGAAATCGG
It encodes the following:
- the cysD gene encoding Sulfate adenylyltransferase subunit 2, yielding MSYNLTHLKQLEAESIHIIREVAAEFDNPVMLYSVGKDSACMVRLAEKAFAPGKPPFPLMHVDTTWKFKEMIEFRDSYVKNDLGWDLIVHSNEEGIQEGVGPFTHGSDVHTRIMKTVALKQALDKHGFDAAFGGARRDEEKSRAKERVYSFRDKSHAWDPKNQRPELWNLYNGRVNRSLGESIRVFPISNWTELDVWQYIHLEKIPIPDLYFSKKRKVVMKDGVLIQVNDDRMPIEEDDVIEEKMVRFRTLGCYPLTGAVESEATTLPEIIQEMLLTTTSERQGRVIDHDQAGSMEEKKKEGYF
- the cysNC gene encoding Bifunctional enzyme CysN/CysC; the protein is MSHQSDLIATDIDAYLEQHENKELLRFLTCGSVDDGKSTLIGKLLFESKMIYEDQLAAIEKASATHGTTGDKVDLALMTDGLKAEREQGITIDVAYRYFSTAKRKFIIADCPGHEQYTRNMATGASSCDLAIILVDARPGHGVMTQTKRHSFIVSLLGIKHVLIAVNKMDLVDWSEERYEEIKKEYREFATRLDMPDQHFIPISALEGDNLIDRSENTPWYDGSTLMHHLENVHIASDRNLIDFRLPVQYVNRPNLDFRGFCGTIASGKVSPGDEIMVLPSKKRTRVKSIVTYDGDLQEAFAPLAVTLTTEDEVDISRGDMLVRPDNVPTVADKFDATLVWMDETAMTPGKEYFIKHGTKLTPGRVSTLRYKIDVNTLHRSPTPTLALNEIGRAELQLNAPIALDGYKRNKGTGAFIVIDQVTNVTVGAGMILDRKTAAEEGDLWETEAAESLVEAKSAVTADERAARYGQQPVTLLLTGPPAAGKTPIAAAIERRLFDAGRAVVTIDGQSLRRGLSRDLKFTAEDRSENLRRAAEVAKTVNTAGLITIASFVAPHEEVRQKAAEVVGADKFLVVHVDAPEAWRRKHDEQGVYAKADTGEIKNLTGVSIEYEAPAKPDLVVKPAETSFDECAAAVVELLSERGVV